The proteins below come from a single Streptomyces tubercidicus genomic window:
- a CDS encoding class I SAM-dependent DNA methyltransferase produces the protein MTSSELWNRATADRYDAEETALSSAAVLGPTLAFLAELAGDGRALEFAIGTGRVGVPLRERGVPVAGIELSEHMAAVLRRKVDEETLPVAIGDMATTVVPGEFTLVYLVYNTITNLLTQDEQVECFRNAARHLGPGGRFVIELGVPPLQFLPPGQVAVPFDVSEQHLGFDTFDLVEQILVSHHFTRDGEDGRYRRDASRHRYVWPAELDLMARIAGLELERRVADWDGAPFTQDSAKHISVWRKPT, from the coding sequence ATGACGAGCAGTGAGCTGTGGAACCGTGCGACCGCCGACCGCTACGACGCCGAGGAGACCGCGCTGTCCTCGGCCGCCGTTCTCGGACCGACTCTCGCCTTCCTCGCCGAACTCGCCGGCGACGGCCGGGCGCTGGAGTTCGCCATCGGAACCGGACGGGTGGGCGTCCCGCTCCGGGAACGCGGCGTGCCGGTAGCCGGCATCGAACTGTCCGAGCACATGGCAGCTGTCCTGCGGCGCAAGGTCGACGAGGAGACGCTACCGGTTGCCATCGGGGACATGGCCACGACCGTCGTCCCTGGCGAGTTCACCCTGGTCTATCTCGTCTACAACACCATCACGAACCTGCTCACGCAGGACGAGCAGGTCGAGTGCTTCCGCAACGCGGCACGTCATCTGGGGCCCGGCGGCCGCTTCGTCATCGAACTGGGCGTGCCCCCGCTGCAGTTCCTGCCGCCCGGTCAGGTCGCGGTGCCGTTCGACGTCTCCGAGCAGCATCTCGGCTTCGACACCTTCGACCTGGTCGAGCAGATTCTCGTCTCGCATCACTTCACCCGCGACGGCGAGGACGGCCGATACCGCCGCGACGCCTCCCGGCACCGGTACGTCTGGCCGGCAGAGCTCGACCTGATGGCACGGATCGCCGGGCTGGAGCTGGAACGCCGTGTCGCGGACTGGGACGGGGCGCCGTTCACCCAGGACTCCGCGAAGCACATCTCCGTGTGGCGCAAGCCAACCTGA
- a CDS encoding DUF1266 domain-containing protein: MAMWNPPAAAAQSPPSAAWQAPTEIERKLYEAKARGDWVGYFDVLADCDLFVSMPRRDADGHDTGPPLSYWSPVVGQWCEVVQTEGVLPAPVPDPVFGLLSLGDFAESWGNDERWLAVNPGTPYEAYFPPNPGLWKAHADRAKGSDVQRGTLRTLRVGAPLQGPVAHGLGCGALMNVTNGALWNAMGTHGNGYFLERHSLERWWGVTDRSSWRNALDGLLKGRGVRGPWEFVLEVRAALSQQFGGQVDPALWRETAEKALLHSAAESGGTVSDAQVAGVKQLIGRITRYEGRFRADGILAANSRVRSALAWDYGRASCMARWGIGARFTDIPEAEEAVMQVCRLSQMTYNSWEEFAAGYILGRCLHFDDEQFGHWYTEMLHAHRVLATHAESPWRTVSWV; encoded by the coding sequence ATGGCGATGTGGAACCCACCGGCGGCTGCGGCTCAGTCGCCACCTTCAGCGGCCTGGCAAGCGCCGACCGAGATCGAGCGAAAGCTGTACGAGGCGAAAGCGCGCGGTGACTGGGTCGGATACTTCGATGTGCTCGCCGATTGCGACCTCTTCGTCTCGATGCCCCGACGGGACGCCGACGGGCATGACACAGGTCCGCCGCTGTCCTATTGGAGCCCAGTCGTGGGGCAGTGGTGCGAAGTTGTCCAGACGGAAGGCGTTCTGCCGGCCCCGGTGCCCGATCCGGTGTTCGGCCTCCTTTCCCTGGGTGACTTCGCCGAATCGTGGGGCAATGACGAGCGGTGGCTGGCAGTCAACCCGGGCACTCCGTATGAGGCGTATTTCCCGCCCAACCCGGGGCTGTGGAAGGCACATGCCGACCGGGCGAAGGGGTCGGATGTGCAGCGTGGCACCCTGCGAACCCTGCGGGTGGGGGCCCCGCTCCAGGGGCCCGTCGCCCACGGGCTCGGGTGCGGGGCGCTGATGAACGTCACCAACGGAGCCCTGTGGAACGCCATGGGAACCCACGGAAACGGCTACTTCCTGGAGCGCCACAGCCTGGAACGGTGGTGGGGCGTGACCGACCGAAGCAGCTGGCGAAACGCGCTGGACGGCCTCCTCAAAGGCAGGGGTGTCAGGGGCCCGTGGGAGTTCGTACTGGAGGTCCGGGCCGCCCTGTCCCAGCAGTTCGGCGGCCAGGTCGATCCGGCACTGTGGCGGGAGACGGCTGAGAAGGCGTTGCTCCACAGCGCCGCAGAAAGTGGCGGTACGGTCTCCGACGCCCAGGTCGCCGGGGTGAAGCAGCTGATCGGCCGCATTACGCGCTACGAAGGCCGCTTTCGCGCGGACGGCATCCTTGCCGCCAACAGTCGTGTGCGGTCCGCGCTGGCGTGGGATTACGGACGGGCTTCCTGCATGGCCCGCTGGGGAATCGGAGCCCGCTTCACGGATATTCCGGAGGCCGAAGAGGCGGTAATGCAGGTCTGCCGTCTGAGCCAGATGACGTACAACTCCTGGGAAGAGTTCGCCGCTGGCTACATCCTGGGCCGCTGCCTGCACTTCGACGACGAGCAATTCGGGCACTGGTACACGGAAATGCTCCACGCCCATCGAGTGCTGGCCACCCACGCCGAAAGCCCCTGGCGCACCGTCTCCTGGGTATGA
- a CDS encoding Lrp/AsnC family transcriptional regulator: protein MRDSFTLDEIDLAVINVMQIAPRATWKEVGKVLGISAATAARRWAALTTHGIAWVTAYPSLSVWSERHFLAFIEVDCEPSDRGCVVDALVEVPQVVSISQVASGRDLFLTLLVPDLQSLSRFTLDHISQLPGVRGTRTYTATHFYSEGSKWRLRALSPAQRGHLTRYAPSTPASAGGFPDACRDLLLHLSADGRRTIAELAELTATSVATTRRRLERLIRDGLVSLRCDISDSISGWPVCAHLWARVPPNDLDRIAQTLLTLPEIRMCAAITGTDNLLVVVWLRSLADSQRLESRLAERYPTLTLTERAIVMRTTKRMGHILDTAGRTTHTIPVNPWAELPSEPGGGG from the coding sequence ATGCGTGATTCGTTCACCCTGGATGAGATCGATCTGGCCGTGATCAACGTGATGCAGATCGCGCCGAGGGCGACGTGGAAGGAGGTGGGCAAGGTCCTCGGGATCAGCGCGGCCACCGCGGCCCGGCGCTGGGCCGCCCTGACCACGCACGGAATAGCCTGGGTCACCGCCTACCCGAGTCTGTCCGTCTGGAGCGAGCGGCACTTCCTGGCATTCATCGAAGTCGACTGCGAGCCCAGCGACCGTGGGTGCGTGGTGGACGCACTCGTCGAAGTGCCACAGGTCGTCTCGATTTCACAAGTGGCCAGCGGCCGCGACCTGTTTCTCACCCTCCTCGTCCCCGACCTGCAGTCGCTGTCCCGGTTCACCCTCGACCACATCAGCCAGCTGCCCGGGGTACGTGGCACCCGCACCTACACGGCAACGCACTTCTACAGCGAGGGAAGCAAATGGCGACTGCGAGCCCTGTCGCCCGCCCAGCGGGGCCACTTGACGCGGTACGCCCCGTCCACCCCCGCATCTGCCGGGGGATTCCCTGACGCCTGCCGTGACCTGCTGCTGCACCTCAGCGCCGACGGCCGACGAACGATCGCCGAACTCGCGGAACTCACCGCGACCAGCGTCGCCACCACCCGCCGCCGCTTGGAACGACTGATACGAGACGGCCTGGTGTCCCTGCGCTGCGACATCTCCGACAGCATCAGCGGCTGGCCGGTCTGCGCCCACCTGTGGGCCCGAGTTCCTCCCAACGACCTCGATCGCATCGCCCAGACCCTGCTCACGCTGCCGGAAATCCGCATGTGTGCCGCCATCACCGGAACCGACAATCTGCTGGTCGTCGTCTGGCTCCGCTCCCTCGCGGACAGCCAGCGCCTGGAGAGCAGACTCGCCGAGCGCTACCCCACCCTCACCCTCACCGAACGCGCCATCGTCATGCGCACCACCAAACGCATGGGCCACATCCTCGACACCGCCGGCCGCACCACCCACACCATCCCCGTCAACCCCTGGGCAGAGCTGCCGTCGGAGCCGGGCGGGGGCGGCTGA
- a CDS encoding AraC family transcriptional regulator translates to MLERLNQAMEHIERHLDQAIEVDELARIAATSEYHLRRMFSALAGIPLSEYVRRRRLTLAGAEVLAGRATLLEIAVRYGYGSGEAFARAFRAMHGIGPGEARRTGAALSSQSRMAFRLTIEGSSTMRYRVVDKPAFTVAGLKTRVPLVHTGPNQAIMDFVRGITPQTLERLEELSDQEPQGIVAVCDDLDPSRAEGTELDYYHGVITSAAAPEGATALAVPAGTWAVFTASAPVPRAIQELWRDVFTEWFPSNPYRSRSGPEILRTRLSPDKTEADAELWLPVEPEHS, encoded by the coding sequence ATGCTGGAGCGGCTGAACCAGGCCATGGAGCACATCGAGCGCCATCTCGACCAGGCAATCGAGGTGGACGAGCTGGCGCGCATCGCGGCCACCTCGGAGTATCACCTGCGCCGGATGTTCTCCGCACTGGCGGGCATACCGCTGTCGGAGTACGTCCGGCGCCGTCGGCTCACCCTTGCGGGCGCCGAAGTACTTGCGGGGCGTGCGACGTTGCTGGAGATCGCGGTGCGCTATGGCTACGGCTCGGGCGAGGCGTTCGCGCGGGCGTTCCGTGCCATGCACGGCATCGGGCCGGGCGAGGCCCGGCGTACCGGCGCCGCGCTCAGCTCCCAGTCCCGGATGGCCTTCCGTCTCACCATCGAAGGGAGCAGCACTATGCGTTACCGCGTCGTGGACAAGCCGGCCTTCACCGTCGCCGGGCTCAAGACCCGGGTACCCCTGGTGCACACCGGGCCGAATCAGGCGATCATGGACTTCGTCCGCGGGATCACCCCGCAGACACTGGAGCGTCTGGAGGAGCTCTCGGACCAGGAGCCCCAGGGCATCGTCGCGGTCTGCGACGACCTCGACCCCAGCCGGGCCGAAGGTACCGAACTCGACTACTACCATGGCGTGATCACGTCTGCGGCCGCCCCGGAGGGCGCGACCGCTCTGGCCGTCCCGGCCGGCACCTGGGCGGTCTTCACCGCCTCCGCGCCGGTGCCGCGGGCCATCCAGGAGCTGTGGCGGGACGTGTTCACCGAATGGTTCCCGTCGAACCCGTACCGCAGCCGCTCGGGCCCTGAGATCCTGCGCACCCGGCTGTCGCCGGACAAGACCGAGGCCGACGCGGAACTCTGGCTCCCGGTGGAGCCCGAGCACAGCTGA